Part of the Pseudoliparis swirei isolate HS2019 ecotype Mariana Trench chromosome 18, NWPU_hadal_v1, whole genome shotgun sequence genome is shown below.
CTCCGCGGTGCAGGAGATGAGAGGCAGGACACGGAGGCCATCAccgaaaaacatgtttttattaagaGTCAGAAACGTAACGTAACGTTATGTAACGTAATGTAACGTAACGCCAGGTGGTTGGATGCATGAGGTGTGTCCTGCAGGACCAGTGGAGCTCCATTGGAGGGATCACAAATGGAGCTTCGTAACTGTTGGAGTGCAAACTTTATAAAGTTGTCCTCGTCGTGTGAAgtgaagaaaaaactaaacatttatatttggaTGTTTCagctgcatgaataaatataagaagtcctgatacatatagatatagatagatgtatCCAGGAAtgtacatataaaatataatcttGTGTCATTTGTTTTTGACGTCGCCGGGTTTCTGCTGCAGCTGCCTTCTCAGGAACGACCGCTAGAGGGAGACACTCACTCACTACAGCTCAGGACTGCTGTGAGTATTTGATATATTTGATATAGTTtaatcactgtgatgtcacaacTGTACAATAATGATACCAACACGTGTTGTTCTGTGAACAGGCAcaagaatatacactttaaattaaatgcTCAATGAGATTTAGATGAGTTAGTAAAACCACAGACGCACGGCAGTGATGTCcaagaataaaacacattaaaataacAACACTACAAAACTCATcttatttaaacatgtatttaaagttactgtgaggaacttttaacaaagctcatttaaatatatgtatgaaatAAAACAGTTATGCTTTGGGTAATAAAGCAGAGAGAGGCAGAAGATGacccatacatttttttttaaacaacaaaataagttataatttgtAATAGTCgtttacaaaatgtaataataaataaccacaaggaaataagaatacaattgaatatgattgtctgattttattgtttaaaaaaatctaagaaaacacttagactactgtcttattattgccatgtatgacaattgctcatatcctgtaataaattagtatatttattattagtatatttattctttttgaaggttaaatattatttcacaagtttcaaaacgTGCCctgaatttctttttaaatgcccctggggTTTCAGGCAGTGGAGTAAACACTGCCCCTAAACATCTGTAGACGTCCCTGGATGAAgccgtgacctcctgaccctcatgaccctCATGAGCCGCTCCGCTGTGTCTTTAAACCTCCGGCCTGGCTCGGTGCCCagagggttcacatccagccaCATGGACCCAGCTCCGCCAGCAGAGAGCCAGCAGAGAGCCGGAGCTCACCCTGAAGACCTGATCCAGGACCCTCACATCCCCCTGAAGACCTGATCCAGGACCCTCACATCCCCCTGAAGAACTGATCCAGGacctgaaccccccatcagcggACCCCTCACAGGAGGTATGACTCACTGTCCGGAGCTCAGTGTGTGGCAGACGTacggtacgtgtgtgtgtgtgtgtgtgtgtgtgtgtatgtgtgagagagagtgtgtgtgtgtgtgtgtatgtgtgctgaCCTTTGAACAGACTTTATTGTGCTGACTAAACGTTTTAAAGTCCGTCCCCCGTGTGGGAGCTGTTGTCTGTTTTCATGAGCACAAAGCCgcttttcatgtgtgtgtgtgtggacccagcagtgtgtgtgtgtgtgtgtgggtgtgtgtgggtgcagtACCTCCattagtggtctagtggtctcgtgAAGACCTGCAGTTAAAGAGTCACAGAGATTTAAATGGAAAGAACTTGAGTTAGAACAAGGAGCCGGACTCAGGGAGCAGCGTATAAACAggatgcacactcacacacacacacactctcacacacacacacacactcactctcacacacactctcacactcacacacacacacactctcacacacacacacacacactcactctcacacacactctcacactctcacacacactcacacacgttgAGGCTCTGGTTGTTGATGTTTCTCCTGACCGACGTGGAGCCTCATCACGTGCTGCTGAGGCTTCTGGGGGATTCTATGGGACGATGAGGtcacaaggagaggacacaaggagacacgccCAGAGGCTGTAAGGAAACAGGAGACACGCCCAGAGGCTGTAAGGAATCAGGAGACACGCCCAGAGGCTGTAAGGAAACAGGAGACACGCCCAGAGGCTGTAAGGAATCAGGAGACACGCCTAGAGGCTGTAAGGAAACAGGAGACACGCCCAGAGGCTGTAAGGAAACAGGAGACACGCCTAGAGGCTGTAAGGAAACAGGAGACACGCCCAGAGGCTGTAAGGAAACAGGAGACATGCCCAGAGGCTGTAAGGAAACAGGAGACACACCCAGAGGCTGTAAGGAAACAGGAGACACGCCCAGAGGCTGTAAGGAATCAGGAGACACGCCCAGAGGCTGTAAGGAATCAGGTGACACGCCTAGAGGCTGTAAGGAAACAGGAGACACGCCTAGAGGCTGTAAGGAAACAGGAGACACGCCCAGAGGCTGTAAGGAAACAGGAGACACGCCTAGAGGCTgtaaggaaacaggaaacacgcCTAGAGGCTGTAAGGAAACAGGAGACACGCCCAGAGGCTGTAAGGAAACAGGAGACACGCCCAGAGGCTGTAAGGAAACAGGAGACACGCCCAGAGGCTGTAAGGAATCAGGAGACACGCCTAGAGGCTGTAAGGAAACAGGAGACACGCCTAGAGGCTGTAAGGAAACAGGAGACACGCCCAGAAGCTGTAAGGAAACACGCCTAGAGGCTGTAAGGAATCAGGAGACACGCCCAGAGGCTGTAAGGAAACAGGAGACACGCCTAGAGGCTGTAAGGAAACAGGAGACACgcccagagagagaaagagagaggggggtggggagggggagacagagagagaaagagacagggagagtgagaaagagagacagagagagagagagacagggagagagagacagagagagtgagagacagggagagagagacacagagagagacagggagagagagacacagagagagagagacagggagagagagacacagagagagagagtgagagagagacagagacagggagagagacagagagagagtgagagacacagagagagagagagtgagagagacacagagagagagagagacagagagagagagaaagagagagacagggagggagagagagacagaagatgcCTCTCCTGTACTCAGGATGCAGAACGCTCCTTTTCACAATCAGACATATTACATTAGTCTTATAATTATTGATTAATTGATATCTGAAACATTATTATTGCTCTTTATAAACAAATGCAACTGAaacacattaaattaaatatattgtattaattaAAAGTATTTCATGTAATTCAACTGAATTATAAACATACTGAATGTCATAACAgctgtcataataataatgttatttagATGACAGTGATATTTGAGCTTCATCGATAACTTCTTAAAGACGTgagcttcatgtgtgtgtgtgtgttatgaccTCTTCTCgctctgtgacctttgacctgcgaGCAGCCCAAAGCTAACGGGGTGAAAACAAAGCTGTGCTCCTTAAACTCAACGAGGCGTTCCAATGTGGGCCCTCCAGATGAACCGAGCGCAGAAGAGATTAAATgagttaccatgacaacacacACGCCCATAAACAGAACCTCTTCACACAAGAACTCCTGAGGAACCTGTGATGCTCCCCGTGAGGTGGACTGGTCCATCCTGATCCCCGTGAGGTGGACTGGTCCATCCTGAtcccccagaggggagggaagTCACACTTCATCTCATGACTCACCACATTCCTTCTTTCTTATGGCCCTCATTACAagctggccacgcccactttgATCACAGCACCGTGTCAGCTGTGCAGTGTTTACCTCCTAGTTGAGTTAAGAGGGAGGAGCttagaagggggcggggccagctgtcaacagaagaagaagaaccctgGCGAgccccagaggaagaggagctgccgGTCTGGTGGAGTCCATTCGGCCTGGAGGAGCCAGCAGCATGGGGGGCAGCGCGAGTCACGAGACCAGCACGAGGTCCCACAGCGCCACGTGAGTCCCCCAggggcccccagccctctggaGACCGGGCCACAGCGGCTCGGTGCTGctcgtactgtgtgtgtgtgtgtgtgtgtatatatatgtgacgtTATGTCGATATGCAGCAGGAAGaaaacttttcttttctcgAGAACATTTGCACACATGCAAATATTCACACGCCCAGAGAGAAGCCGGGCGGACTGTGTGCTCAGCGacgtgacgtgtgtgtgtgtgagggttcttacacatgttgaccaatggatttccaggacttttaaccacatgaccaaactgaaatctcggtatgaacaattaatcaaatTTAGCGCGTAGGCCGGcttattttgagcatctttcttcaaaaaacatttaaaactccatgaacatgtgattataacaacatttacaggacttttccaaaacttttatgatttaagtttttttccatgacttttccaggcctggaaatgaccatttaaaaattccatgactttaccAGGTTTCCgtaaccgtacgaaccctgtgtgtgtgtgtgtgtacacacgaCAACGACAACAGACGGACCCAGCAGGCCGAGCGTGTTCACGTCTTTATGTCCACTCTGGTTTACACGCCCGTTCTTTACGGCGTtctgtgatgtcatcgcgaGAAACACCAATCAGTCGAGTCAATATTTgctcgagacacacacacacacacacacacagagacacacacacacacagctggtctTCTGTAAACGTTCCACACACATTCTGGACGTCGGCCATCGAGTGTCTTCAGAGAGGTTTGTGAGTTGAGGAAACCGGCTGCCGAGACCCACCGGACCTCGTAGTTCCTCCCTAGTCCTGGTCGGTGGCGgtctctggctcctccccctggacCCAGGCTCTGGGCCACTTGTTCTGGTCGgtctcaggctcctcctccttgacCCAGGCTCTGGGCCACTTGTTCTGGTCGgtctcaggctcctcctccttgacCCAGGCTTTGGGCGATTTCTTCTTCTGCGTTTTGAGCGACGGCTCGTCGGGCTGGCACGAGTCGGCGAACCTCTCGCGGGCTttctcccagttcttctgggaCTTGGACTTGGTCACCGAGGCGCAGTCCAGGGACACGGCGCCGCCGGCCCCCAGACCCGACTGGGACTTCCGGATCTTCAGCTGGATCTGCGGAGCAGGAAGTCACGTCAGCGCCGCAACGCGCCTCAGTGGAGACGGACTGTGGCGCCGCGGCGTCGGCAGCAGGTCTTACCGGGTCCTTCATGCCGGTCCCCTCTTTGCCCAgaccctctcctttcctccagcCCATCTTCTCCAGCATCTTGCGTCCTTTGTTGACTTCGCTGATTTCCctgtgaagaggagagagacgttacAGGTTCGTCCTCcatgcctcctcctccaggcgtctcctcctcctcctcctcctccagaactCACTGGTGGACAGAAGCCGGAGCGTCGTCTCTCTGGAACGCTCCCTCGCTGCCCACCGTCTGCCGGCGACACTGGGCCCGGTCCTGGTACCGCGGGTTCTTCAGGGCTTTCACCTCCTCGTACTCGCTGCTCTGTTTACGGACAagcacagaggagagaggtgagaggagagaggaggaaggtgagaggaggagagagcgaataggagagaggaggtgtaaAGAGACGAGGTCCAGCTGGCGGTCCCGACTCACCTGCAGACCGTATTTGGCCTTCATCTGCTTCAGCTCCTTCTGCCTCAGAGCTTCTTTGTCCTCCTTGGTGAGCGTGGGACcttcaggagacacagaggagacatctcactgcctcctgtctcctaacgtgacctctcctgtctcctgtctcctggctCTGGGCTCacctgagctctcctctctcggGTGCTTGCTGAGGTGCGCCATCACCTGGCCGGGCTCACAGCCGTCGCAGGTGTCCGTCCCCGCGTGGATGTGGAAGGACAGCACGCTGTCGCCCATCTTCACCTCGTCGCCGTGCATCAGCGCGTGCGGCTCGCATTTGGTTTTGGGCTGCGGGGGAAACGACGACAGCGATGACATCGCGGCTCACGTGGAAGTCGTACGGCTCTGTGAACCGAGCGGACGCCGACCTGCAGGATCCGGTTGCCGTTGATGACGGTTCCGTTCTGGCTGCCCTGGTCCACCAGCATGTAGCCCTGCAGCTCGGGGTCGAAGTACACCTCTGCGTGGAACTGCAACCACACGCGGTTCAGACTTCAAACACAGATTCACGATGAGGTCACTGGGCGTTACGTTcactcggagggggggggggttaccttGCTGACTCCCATCTCCGGTATTCGGATGGCATGGTCCATATCCTTCTCTCTGCAACAGAGACACAGCAggttgtcttctctctctcgagGGATTTCTCAGTTCTTATTTAAAGACagagtctctcactctctccactctctctctacgCTCTTTTTCTCGGTGCGGCGGTTTCAACCCGTCACGAGGAGAACAAGTGGTCACCAACCTGCCGATGGAGGCCGGGGCGTCGGCCGTGATGATGAACAGCGTGCCCACCTGCAGGACGGGGGACCGGACCACCGTCACTCTGACGCAGGGCGGCCAGATGTCTTTGGCTGCTAGAAGAAGAAGGTAATAAACCTGTTGCCTCATCCAAAGTGGTTAAAACGTGAAACTAGTGTCTCCCAGATGAACCATCAGGATGATTCTTCAGCTGTCGGCCCTGAACACGACGTCAGGCCGGTTCTTCCTCACCTTCATGACCATGGGTCTCCATTTCGGACGTTTCCTTGGAGCTGGAGGCCGATGAGAACGAGGGAGTGGACTCCCACTCCTTCTCGGACTCCGTGATCTCCCCCTCTTCCGGTTCGCTGTTCCCCTCGGAGTCGACGCTGGAAGCCggactctttttcttcttcagcttCTTGGACTttgatttcttctttttcctcctcgatctctccttctcctcctcctcctcctcagaatcTGTTCTCTGCCTCTTCCTCTTGGACGAGGTCTTGCCGCTCCCCTCTCTGCGCTTGGAGTGTTTCCTACGCGGCGCCACGTCTGGACTGCGAGACTTCCGTTTGGCTTTCTTCTTCATCGTTTTCCTTTCGACCCAttcggtttcttcttcttccaactCGTCGAATATGAACTCCTGCCGTCAGACAGTCGACAGTGAGGTTAGCGCCTCCAGTGGAGTTCACCCACAGGGCGCACTGGCTTTGTAGCTCCCACTCACCTGTGCACCTGGTTTCAGTCTTCAAAGGCAATTCACTACAGACCTCCACCAAAGTGTGTGCCCTTCAGCGTTAGATGTCTTGGGCCTTTACATTAGTGATGGAGACTTGTTGTGACTAACTGAGCCCGACGCTTTAGTAGGAGACGTACGAGTGGTGCATGAATAATGATTCCCCCTATTAAAAATATCTTGAATTAAAGGTACCTGTGTGAGAAGCAGTCTTCCAGTAAGAAGAAATCTTCATTTTAGCCAATGAGCTAGTCACCTCTTGCACCTACAGCAGGTCAGAGGATCATCTCTTAGTGGTCTAACCTCAACTTAACAAGCATCTGAAGACTGAGACCAATAGTGGAACGTCAAGAAGGGGAACTACAAAGTCAGAAGCCAGCGGTCAGCCACacgcataaatatatatatatataacatccaGGTGTTTCATACCTTATTCTCCTGGTGGGATGATTTCTTGGACCCTTTCTTCAACTTCCTGCTTTTCTTTTCCGCGGCGCTCTTGTCTTGAATCGGCTCCGCGGCGGCCACCTCGATCCTGGAGTGGAATTGGTATCGCCCGCTCTCGGCGTCGAAGCAGTAGTAAAAGCCCGTGTTGGCGTCGTAGTACAACTGACTGGCCTGCGGGGGGGAAACACACGATGAGCCGGCTCGTACGCGACGTCCGTCGGAGGTAAAGACGACTCCGCGTGACGAACCGAGTCGTAGTAGAAGCTGGTGCCGCGGTCGTAGTACATCCCGGTCGCCTCATCGAAGACGAACCCGGTCTGCGTCATGGCCTCTTCGGCCGTCGCCCTCAGCATGTCAGCGATGGATCCTCCGTTCTCCTCCTGAGGGAGACGTCGTGCCCTGAGTGACAACGTACATCATCCTCCTCCAGGTCACTTCAACAAAACAAACCTCAGGTGGGACTGCAACACTGTCATCTGGGTTAGCATTAGCTGCCTCCACCGGTGTTGAACCCCCCGTTGCCTCCTCGCCGTTGACGACCTCCTCGGCTGCCGCGTCGAGGCAGTCCTTCGTGTCCGAAGCCTCTGGCTTCTGAGCCTGGCCTCCATAGTAGTAGTTGTAATAATCTGAGAAGTAAAGAAAGACGTGTGAACACAAAAAAGAAGGTAAATTATCTTGCATTTCATTAATATAACTAAAAATGAACACACCTGTTTCTGTCCACACATATTCTTCCGTCTGAGTTACATTGTGAACTTTGtctttgtccttcttcttccgCTCGTGAATCTCTGCACTCAGCTGGTCGACCTGGATGGGAAGGAGAGGCTTTTAATTAATGAGGCAGAcaagttacagtgtgtgtgtgtgtgtaataacatGCTATAAGATGTCTCTCTTATATAAGACCACCTGGTGGTCCGGGGCGCACCTGTCTGCGCAGGTCCTTGTTGTAGCCCTCcgtgctcctctgtgtgtgtgtgtgtgtgtgtgtgtccggggcGCACCTGTCTGCGCAGGTCCTCGTTGTAGCCCTccgtgctcctgtgtgtgtgtgtgtgtgtgtgtgtccggggcGTACCTGTCTGCGCAGGTCCTCGTTGTAGCTCTCcgtgctcctctgtgtgtgtgtgtgtgtgtgtctgcatgagtCCTCGTTGTAGCCCTccgtgctcctgtgtgtgtgtgtgtgtgtgtgtgtccggggcGTACCTGTCTGCGCAGGTCCTCGTTGTAGCCCTCcgtgctcctctgtgtgtgtgtgtgtgtgtgtgtgtgtgtgtccggggcGCACCTGTCTGCGCAGGTCCTCGTTGTAGCCCTCcgtgctcctctgtgtgtgtgtgtgtgtccggggcGCACCTGTCTGCGCAGGTCCTCGTTGTAGTCCTCcgtgctcctctgtgtgtgtgtgtgtgtgtgtgtgtgtgtgtgtgtccggggcGCACCTGTCTGCGCAGGTCCTCGTTGTAGCCCTCcgtgctcctctgtgtgtgtgtgtgtgtgtgtccggggcGCACCTGTCTGCGCAGGTCCTCGTTGTAGCCCTCcgtgctcctctgtgtgtgtgtgtgtgtgtgtccggggcGCACCTGTCTGCGCAGGTCCTCGTTGTAGCCCTCcgtgctcctctgtgtgtgtgtgtgtgtgtccggggcGTACCTGTCTGCGCAGGTCCTCGTAGACCTCCgcgctcctctgtgtgtgtgtgtgtgtgtgtgtgtgtgtgtgtccgggcgTACCTGTCTGCGAGTCTCGTTGTAGCCCTTGCGCAGGTCCTCGTGTAGCCCCtcctgctcctgtgtgtgtgtgtgtgtgtgtccggggcGTACCTGTCTGCGCAGGTCCTCGTTGTAGCCCTCcgtgctcctctgtgtgtgtgtgtgtgtgtgtgtccggggcGCACCTGTCTGCGCAGGTCCTCGTTGTAGCCCTCcgtgctcctctgtgtgtgtgtgtgtgtgtgtgtgtgtgtgtgtgtgtccggggcGCACCTGTCTGCGCAGGTCCTCGTTGtagctcctctgtgtgtgtgtgtgtgtgtgtgtgtgtgtgtccggggcGCACCTGTCTGCGCAGGTCCTCGTTGTAGCCCTCCGTGCTCCTCTGCAGCCGCTCGGTTtgcttcagctgcttctgcaaCCGGCTCAGCTCGGCTCTGCAGTCGCGGAGCTCCTGGTTCAGGAACTCCACGCGCAGCCGGAGCTCCTCCGGCTCCTCCGGCTCCTCCGGCTCCTCCGGCTGCGCGTCGACGTCGGGCTCCCACACTTCGTTCTCCCACACTTCGTTCTCCATGAGCAAAACTGAAAAGACGCCAACAGTCAACTTCGAAGAAGAAACGCGCCGCGCGTTAGCTCgaggagctagcgttagctcatcTAGCATGTCCGTTTCTGGAGGTttctagttcattgttgttgtttattaaaaTAAGAGTAACACAGAAGAGGGATCCCTAACTAACCGGTGACCTAACCGACGATGCTAGCCGTGTTAGCCTCGCTAGCTTCGCGTTAGCTCCGACTAGCTTGTTTCAGACTTACCGTTCGCGTCCGGCTCTCTTTCAGTGAGTTTCCTGTCCGCGCGACACGTGAGCCGATCTGAAAGTTGAAAATACACATGTTTGTAACCATTCCGTGTTACCGATACACTGGAGTACATGTTGTTGATGATATTGAGAGAGTTACAGTTAAAACCGTGGTAATGTTTACTGGCCACCCTGCTCACAACCGCCATTTACTACAACGGAAGtactcttctacttcttcttcttcttattcttcttcctcttcttttttaacggcggttggcatccatgTCATTGGtacattaccgccaccctctggagtaTTAATCTGTCAGTTGACTCTTAACCCCCAAAACATagcaaaaatacaaataaattaaaatgaagaaaaaaaaattaaatatatataattaaattgaaattaaaaattaaccctcatccctacatttcgcggacttcttcttcttcttcttcttcttcttcttcgacctTTTCAAATCTGACCACATGTCGAAGAACTTTACTGCCACACATCGACAAACTAGTGGGTCTCAAActtttttacttgtatacttctatatctttcatccctgtttcttatattttgtgttttgtttttactcttgtgtgttgctgctactgtcacgacaaatttccccttggggattaataaagtatatatctatctatctatctatctatctaaagtaCCCCCCCAAAATgggtcattttttaaaattgaactAATtgcaatataaaacataaactcTATACACGatttttctttataaaataCTTAAATTGTCCACTTCCCAGTTTATTGTTCAGTTTTTTTTACTGACAAAAATTAAATTACATATGCTATGATATATTTATAGACGTGCATTCATACAACGCACTGGCGCGCTGTCTGGGTGTCACTGAGCACTTTCACCGCTAGATGTCGCTGCAACACAACGATGCCGCTTTTTGACAGCTCAGGGGGAAACCATGTGATGATATGAGGAGCCTACTGGTCTAACCCGAGGAGGTCGTTACTCATCTGTGGCGGGATGTGGTCATAACTTCAAGTCACAGCCAAAGGTTTTCAGCAAGTATCCGGCTGCTGTTTGATAAATGTTCATCTCACACTGTTCAGTTTGCCACTGGTCATATTTTTGCAGTCGGAGACATTTTAGTCCTTCCTCTTCCATCtgttcctcaaacacacacacacacacacacacacacacacacacacacacacacacacacacacacacacattgttctgGTCACATTTTGATTCACTTcctctgtgtgcgtctgcacTTATTTCAGGCCTGTTGTAtaaccctccccccaccctcccccctccccttcacCCTGTTGTCCTCTGCAAATGAAATCGTCTCTATTTATGTAGAGAGGGTACATTGTGTAATTATATCGTGTGCTTATGTGCAAATATTATCTCTGCATTTTTTTTCACGACACTTTGTCATAACAATATTGTTCTTGGAGTCTCACGCTTCACATGGAGTGAGAGTGTCATTGATCACGTTTAGAGCCGCTTTTGGGTCGCTGTGTAAACTGAGGAAAGGTTCCTGATGAAGGCCGGAGTTGTTTTCCTTGCTTCTGTTTCCATAACACAGCTTTCGGGTTCCTCCCACTGTGTTTGAAATCCGAGCTCCACTCGGTTCTATTTGGATCTGAGTGCGGGTCGGCCTCCATGGTGGTCGAGCGACTCTGGAGTCGATCTTCTGATGTGTGTCGGTCCCGTTGTGAGACGAGACGACGACACGAAGTCGTCTTCATCTGGGACGACTCGGTCGTTTCTCCAGGAGTGAAGAAGATGGCGGCGCTCGGCTCACGTGGCCTTCGTGTGTTAAAAAGTCCACGAAGAGTTATGAGTTTACGGCAGTGAAGTTTATGGAAACCCTCTTATGTAGCACACACATGATCTCCAACTGGCCCCTCACTCTGGTGCAGGGAGCCATTTACAATACACTGAGAATCAAGAAAAACAGACATTAACGTCGATTCTCTTTCAGTTTATTGTGGAAGAATAAGCTTTATTACTCAGATGTGACCTCCGTGTTGATCCATTTGGACCAGGACCACATGTGGGAACGCTcatcttgtgttgttgtttctctaTCTGACCCTAAAATAAAGGCCCACATGGATCCTAGAGCTCTCCACGGGATctctttgtcctcctcctcgtcctcctcgtcccccTCGTCCTCACCTCGGCCGTGAGCCTAGCGGACCCAGACATGGCGACGTGGGCGGAGGACCAACGCCTCCCTCTTTGGGCCCAGGGTGGAAACTCTGAGCCCGGCGGAGGCTCGTGTGTCTCGGCTGCTCCGCTGGAATTTGGGAGGAGTTTTAAGCTGCTGCGGCCAAAGCGAACCCCTAAGGAGGAAAACAACATGCAGAGGATGCATCCGCATGTTGTGTGTCACGCAGAACAgagacacgtcacacacacaccgggcacACGCGTGTTCTGGAGCCCggcagccgaggccacgccGGAGCTCTGCTGGGTGTTGCATCTGCACTCACATGAAACCatgaggcagtgtgtgtgtgagccttgGGTTCTCAGACAGGAAGCTCCAGCCGGGTTTCAACACAATCCTAAAAGTGAATAAcaaccagaggggggggggggagggggctctCACGTGATCTCATATTTCTGATGGTATGAATGCATGGACAGGCTCCTCAGGTGGAGGACGTGTGAAACACGGTCCTGGTCCAACACCCTGGGAGGAGGTCGAGGGCTTTGGCGAACCAGA
Proteins encoded:
- the aggf1 gene encoding angiogenic factor with G patch and FHA domains 1 isoform X2 gives rise to the protein MAVVSRVASKHYHGFNCNSLNIINNMYSSVSVTRNGYKHVYFQLSDRLTCRADRKLTEREPDANVLLMENEVWENEVWEPDVDAQPEEPEEPEEPEELRLRVEFLNQELRDCRAELSRLQKQLKQTERLQRSTEGYNEDLRRQVDQLSAEIHERKKKDKDKVHNVTQTEEYVWTETDYYNYYYGGQAQKPEASDTKDCLDAAAEEVVNGEEATGGSTPVEAANANPDDSVAVPPEEENGGSIADMLRATAEEAMTQTGFVFDEATGMYYDRGTSFYYDSASQLYYDANTGFYYCFDAESGRYQFHSRIEVAAAEPIQDKSAAEKKSRKLKKGSKKSSHQENKEFIFDELEEEETEWVERKTMKKKAKRKSRSPDVAPRRKHSKRREGSGKTSSKRKRQRTDSEEEEEEKERSRRKKKKSKSKKLKKKKSPASSVDSEGNSEPEEGEITESEKEWESTPSFSSASSSKETSEMETHGHEAKDIWPPCVRVTVVRSPVLQVGTLFIITADAPASIGREKDMDHAIRIPEMGVSKFHAEVYFDPELQGYMLVDQGSQNGTVINGNRILQPKTKCEPHALMHGDEVKMGDSVLSFHIHAGTDTCDGCEPGQVMAHLSKHPREESSGPTLTKEDKEALRQKELKQMKAKYGLQSSEYEEVKALKNPRYQDRAQCRRQTVGSEGAFQRDDAPASVHQEISEVNKGRKMLEKMGWRKGEGLGKEGTGMKDPIQLKIRKSQSGLGAGGAVSLDCASVTKSKSQKNWEKARERFADSCQPDEPSLKTQKKKSPKAWVKEEEPETDQNKWPRAWVKEEEPETDQNKWPRAWVQGEEPETATDQD
- the aggf1 gene encoding angiogenic factor with G patch and FHA domains 1 isoform X3, which codes for MAVVSRVASKHYHGFNYRLTCRADRKLTEREPDANVLLMENEVWENEVWEPDVDAQPEEPEEPEEPEELRLRVEFLNQELRDCRAELSRLQKQLKQTERLQRSTEGYNEDLRRQVDQLSAEIHERKKKDKDKVHNVTQTEEYVWTETDYYNYYYGGQAQKPEASDTKDCLDAAAEEVVNGEEATGGSTPVEAANANPDDSVAVPPEEENGGSIADMLRATAEEAMTQTGFVFDEATGMYYDRGTSFYYDSASQLYYDANTGFYYCFDAESGRYQFHSRIEVAAAEPIQDKSAAEKKSRKLKKGSKKSSHQENKEFIFDELEEEETEWVERKTMKKKAKRKSRSPDVAPRRKHSKRREGSGKTSSKRKRQRTDSEEEEEEKERSRRKKKKSKSKKLKKKKSPASSVDSEGNSEPEEGEITESEKEWESTPSFSSASSSKETSEMETHGHEAAKDIWPPCVRVTVVRSPVLQVGTLFIITADAPASIGREKDMDHAIRIPEMGVSKFHAEVYFDPELQGYMLVDQGSQNGTVINGNRILQPKTKCEPHALMHGDEVKMGDSVLSFHIHAGTDTCDGCEPGQVMAHLSKHPREESSGPTLTKEDKEALRQKELKQMKAKYGLQSSEYEEVKALKNPRYQDRAQCRRQTVGSEGAFQRDDAPASVHQEISEVNKGRKMLEKMGWRKGEGLGKEGTGMKDPIQLKIRKSQSGLGAGGAVSLDCASVTKSKSQKNWEKARERFADSCQPDEPSLKTQKKKSPKAWVKEEEPETDQNKWPRAWVKEEEPETDQNKWPRAWVQGEEPETATDQD
- the aggf1 gene encoding angiogenic factor with G patch and FHA domains 1 isoform X1; this encodes MAVVSRVASKHYHGFNCNSLNIINNMYSSVSVTRNGYKHVYFQLSDRLTCRADRKLTEREPDANVLLMENEVWENEVWEPDVDAQPEEPEEPEEPEELRLRVEFLNQELRDCRAELSRLQKQLKQTERLQRSTEGYNEDLRRQVDQLSAEIHERKKKDKDKVHNVTQTEEYVWTETDYYNYYYGGQAQKPEASDTKDCLDAAAEEVVNGEEATGGSTPVEAANANPDDSVAVPPEEENGGSIADMLRATAEEAMTQTGFVFDEATGMYYDRGTSFYYDSASQLYYDANTGFYYCFDAESGRYQFHSRIEVAAAEPIQDKSAAEKKSRKLKKGSKKSSHQENKEFIFDELEEEETEWVERKTMKKKAKRKSRSPDVAPRRKHSKRREGSGKTSSKRKRQRTDSEEEEEEKERSRRKKKKSKSKKLKKKKSPASSVDSEGNSEPEEGEITESEKEWESTPSFSSASSSKETSEMETHGHEAAKDIWPPCVRVTVVRSPVLQVGTLFIITADAPASIGREKDMDHAIRIPEMGVSKFHAEVYFDPELQGYMLVDQGSQNGTVINGNRILQPKTKCEPHALMHGDEVKMGDSVLSFHIHAGTDTCDGCEPGQVMAHLSKHPREESSGPTLTKEDKEALRQKELKQMKAKYGLQSSEYEEVKALKNPRYQDRAQCRRQTVGSEGAFQRDDAPASVHQEISEVNKGRKMLEKMGWRKGEGLGKEGTGMKDPIQLKIRKSQSGLGAGGAVSLDCASVTKSKSQKNWEKARERFADSCQPDEPSLKTQKKKSPKAWVKEEEPETDQNKWPRAWVKEEEPETDQNKWPRAWVQGEEPETATDQD